A genomic window from Salvelinus alpinus chromosome 10, SLU_Salpinus.1, whole genome shotgun sequence includes:
- the LOC139532223 gene encoding beta-galactoside alpha-2,6-sialyltransferase 2-like → MTPTMKQWRQLVLVAMLAWLLIFLALLSHFLDPRDVELRSPSSLTHTETRRLASIQASPSGIRASPLQVSSSSSPANQDPSHSRQGKQEALELSQNWEVVWNEVSDQEGVDQEREEKIRRERLRRRRRKKRGGRDEYYLSQSKAVVQWLRRGIASAGMLAPHLQKSMRDYLHLNRHHVAYRGLRRGRQSRMEVLCELKEQARLRTLDGTEQPFSGLGWDKLVPPRPLEQLWGQGSKFKSCAVVTSAGAILNSSLGREIDSHEAVLRFNAAPTEGYENDVGNKTTIRIINSQILARPRHRFNTSALYKGMTLVAWDPAPYSVDLLRWYGNPDYDLFTPYEERRRLHPTQPFYVLHPKFIWQLWDVIQGNTQENIQPNPPSSGFIGIMLMMSLCEEVHVYEYIPSLRQTDLCHYHEHHYDAACTLGAYHPLLFEKLLVQRMNSASQHDLKTKGKVTLSGFSAVNCGP, encoded by the exons ATGACCCCAACCATGAAGCAGTGGAGGCAGCTGGTTCTGGTGGCGATGCTGGCCTGGCTCCTCATCTTCCTGGCCCTGCTCTCCCACTTCCTGGACCCCCGGGACGTTGAGCTCCGCTCGCCCTCCTCGCTCACCCACACCGAGACCCGCCGTCTGGCTTCCATCCAGGCCAGTCCATCGGGCATCAGGGCTTCTCCTCTCCAggtgtcgtcctcctcttcccccGCCAACCAGGACCCCAGCCACAGCCGACAGGGAAAACAGGAGGCCCTGGAGCTGAGCCAGAATTGGGAGGTGGTCTGGAATGAGGTGAGCGACCAGGAGGGGGTGGATCAGGAAAGGGAAGAGAAGATTAGGAGGGAGAgactgaggagaaggaggaggaagaagagagggggcagagacgAATACTACTTATCCCAGTCCAAGGCAGTGGTCCAGTGGCTGCGGAGGGGCATTGCCTCAGCGGGGATGCTTGCTCCACACCTGCAGAAGTCCATGAGGGACTACCTGCATCTCAACAGGCACCACGTGGCCTACAGGGGGTTGCGCAGGGGTAGGCAGAGCAGGATGGAGGTACTCTGCGAACTGAAGGAGCAGGCCAGGTTGAGGACACTGGACGGGACAGAGCAACCCTTCTCTGGGCTGGGCTGGGACAAGCTAGTGCCCCCACGACCTCTGGAGCAGCTTTGGGGCCAGGGGTCAAAGTTCAAGTCGTGTGCGGTGGTCACCTCGGCCGGGGCTATCCTCAACTCTTCCCTAGGGAGAGAAATTG ATTCCCATGAGGCTGTGCTTCGCTTCAACGCTGCTCCTACAGAGGGCTATGAGAATGACGTGGGCAACAAGACCACCATCCGCATCATCAACTCTCAG ATCCTGGCCCGGCCCAGACATCGCTTCAACACCAGCGCTTTGTATAAGGGTATGACACTGGTGGCCTGGGATCCTGCACCGTACTCTGTGGACCTGCTCagg tgGTACGGGAACCCAGACTATGACCTGTTCACCCCGTACGAAGAACGCCGGCGGCTCCACCCGACACAACCGTTCTACGTCCTCCACCCCAAGTTCATCTGGCAGCTGTGGGACGTGATCCAGGGGAACACCCAGGAGAACATCCAGCCTAACCCCCCGTCCTCTGGGTTCATAG GCATCATGCTGATGATGTCGCTGTGCGAGGAGGTCCATGTCTATGAGTACATCCCCTCTCTGCGTCAGACAGACCTGTGCCACTACCACGAGCACCACTACGACGCCGCCTGCACCCTTGGGGCATACCACCCCCTGCTCTTTGAGAAGCTACTGGTCCAGAGGATGAACAGCGCCTCCCAACACGACCTCAAAACCAAGGGCAAGGTCACGCTCTCGGGGTTCAGCGCGGTCAACTGTGGGCCCTGA